From the Actinomycetota bacterium genome, the window TGCGCTCGAGCAGACGCACCCGACTCCACCGAAGGCCCGCGACCTCGCCATAGCGCAGCGCCGCGTAGGCTTGCGTCAGAACGAGAGCGCGGAACCGCGGATTGATCTTCTCGGCGATCGTCTCGACCTCGGCGGGTGTCAGCACACGCGGCGCCTTGCGAGAGGTCGGTGGCGCGGGGACGTTGGTCGTCGGGTTCGCCGGGATCAGTCCGTCGTCGACCGCTTGGCGCAGGACACGGGCGAGCAGCTGACGAGAGAGCTGGATCGTTCGCGCCCCCACTCCCCTCTTGTCCAGATCCGCGATGAACCGGCGAACCTCGCCCTTGCCGATCTCGGCGAGCGGCATCTGCCCGAACCACGGGAGCACGTACAGACGCGCCTCCGTCTCGTACAGCGCCTTGGTTGACGGCCGCAGGTCGACTGCCGAGGCGAGCCAATCGGTGAGGTAGGACTCGAGTGGCTCGCGGCCGGCGGACGGGTCACGATAGGTTCCCTGCGACTTCGAGCCCTCGAGTTGCTTGAGGAACTCGTTAGCGTCGCGCCACCGGGGGAAGGACTTGTAGCGGACCCGCTTGGAGGGGTCTCGCCACCCCGCCTTGTACCGGAGGCCTCTCTTTCCCTCGACCTTCAGGATCCATCCCACGGGCCGAAAGCGTACCGAGTTGCTACCTAATCTGCTACCTAATCCGGGGGGAAGTTCGGAAGTGCAACGGCCCGAGGGCCAAGAATCGGCCTCTGACCTGGGGTTGTCCCGGTGGGCGTGGTAGGGATCGAACCTACGGCCTCTCGCGTGTGAGGCGAGCGCTCTCCCGCTGAGCTACACGCCCGGGGGTCGACAAGCCTAGCACCGGGACCGAGCCGGTCCGGAAAAGGTGACGGCGGCGCGTGCCCGCGTCGCGCCGCCGTCGTCGCCGAGCCGCGGATGGCAGCTCGGACGCTTTGATTTCCCCAGAGCGAAACCTGTAATACACCCGCTCCGCGGGTCGACGCAACCCCCGGAAGCAGATTCCTCACCCGGTCGAGACGGTCCTTTACGGAGCCAGCACGAACAGGCCCAAGGACCGCCAGTCGACCGAGTCGACCCCGCTGCCCCCGATCTGCGTCACGGCGCCGCTGGGAGCTCCGTTGACCCAGTTCACGCGAAAGAGCTTGCCCGTCGTGTTCTGACCGCTGCCGCTCTCGACCGCGACGACGAGCGTTCCGGACGCCATCGTCATGCCCTTCACCGAGCCCCAGGAGATCCCGCCCCCCGTGGTCGCGGTGAACTCCTCGCCGCCGAGGATGTTCGACTCCAGAGTGAAGTACCGGTAGAAGAGACCGTTCCGGCCGCTGATCGTGTAGTAGATGCGGTGGTTGTCGTAGAACAGCCCGGTGAGGTTCTGCGGCGCGAACCCACGCCCCTCGAGTCCCAGTGTCGGGATCTGCGTCGCAGAACCGAGGGTCGATCCGTTGAAGGTCCGGACGTAGAACTTCCCGTCGCTCGCCCCGTGGTACAGCTTGCCCGACAACATCATCGCCCCACGCAGGCTCGACAGGCTCG encodes:
- a CDS encoding tyrosine-type recombinase/integrase, giving the protein MGWILKVEGKRGLRYKAGWRDPSKRVRYKSFPRWRDANEFLKQLEGSKSQGTYRDPSAGREPLESYLTDWLASAVDLRPSTKALYETEARLYVLPWFGQMPLAEIGKGEVRRFIADLDKRGVGARTIQLSRQLLARVLRQAVDDGLIPANPTTNVPAPPTSRKAPRVLTPAEVETIAEKINPRFRALVLTQAYAALRYGEVAGLRWSRVRLLERKLDIEEQLTEVRGYVAFGPTKSGQRRTVSIPQFIADELAAHAEAFPSSDLVFTASEGGPIPGNRFRKRYWAKAVKAAKVKPSPTPHDLRHFGASVAIQAGAHPKAIQSRLGHASITTTLNTYGALFPHLDEELADALDEIDRSGGAVVALEEHSG